A genomic segment from Torulaspora globosa chromosome 3, complete sequence encodes:
- the SMD3 gene encoding mRNA splicing protein SMD3 (ancestral locus Anc_8.358), which translates to MSSIPVKLLNEAQGHIISLELSTGETYRGKLVESEDNMNVQLRDVTVTGSDSKVSRMDHVFIRGSQIRFVVVPDLLQNAPLFKTGPQSRPNPPIRGPRKR; encoded by the coding sequence ATGAGTAGCATACCAGTCAAGCTGTTGAATGAGGCTCAAGGACATATAATATCACTGGAACTGTCCACCGGTGAGACCTACCGAGGCAAATTGGTGGAAAGTGAAGATAACATGAACGTTCAATTGAGGGACGTCACAGTAACGGGTAGTGATAGCAAAGTGAGCCGAATGGACCACGTATTTATAAGAGGCTCACAGATCCGATTTGTCGTTGTACCAGATCTGCTTCAGAACGCACCATTGTTCAAGACAGGACCTCAATCGAGGCCTAATCCACCAATACGTGGGCCAAGGAAAAGATAG
- the SEC5 gene encoding exocyst subunit SEC5 (ancestral locus Anc_8.357): MVSFQTSDEQLLEFYQLKSLNPMTSWDQDSSVLVDLAKWEGVEPDAGNSYDILKDLLLQHQQMNALEAALSSKDLSLDDICDPLSNQQMLPLLDKLGIPEEDRLKYLINSKKFDAKAFLRDVHSADTFEHLSQSLDNLDKSLQVQSEDLKGLVQANFARYVRIKNRLDQIYEQFSEKSGAGVSGDSNDRLEVRVLSDKVDESAKATTVKLKPVLETSKRILSYKATKTFIEANREFFNAPKAMRQCLEKDDYKNLTFQYARAKELYGELIQNYDYEEDENGTRRAPLVAKKIMEEVERVIDCYRQRTWDCLVTPSEGQTQQEFLPLISKLLDLKIDRNPVTAWISSTMDKFEKELNEVSAQLHQKMVNAQKAILRNGSESDDSSAMVDGVDLSYYLSIRQIFPELGRYSGDRSQISTNQDLTDSPILIESWLIYVRYVNMLERVGTRFAEFWEHVQKFLDGTYQASLVNDKKKDNILVGDLSAVDGDKEFLHLQDMQQKDVRNRADRFVGLFYEKLRLLFQSSQDSFAQGQISNKESGQPEDYGFIPPQANGLSCLRYLPKMVEPLLRLITELAQLGISSNTLENSRKLATTLINRCVGAIASLKLRDISNFYKLEDWTVYENVSDQQGNEYGVTQFPEIVFLFQTYCIKITRDLLFAFEKLPVFNGISVVSYPSKQALTATEIQQLISMEAVLEAILKNAAKDKNNPRNAHTILTLTNLQYIREVSFPNILQQFDEAFELNLTEKNLELFTLLSKMESSILGNYLSELKINIRDILEQRFNEVNWATHTSNSFRAGDYIIEVLMLLITIHSECSRVGPQLISRILKESQIFISKYLFEAFKPYIGNLSSDGLLQVTVDLEFFRKVLGTLLEKDTEITLTACLQNCFQNNIDRMARCIKETEPIVSANLTRTSTQFAAFK, encoded by the coding sequence ATGGTTTCATTTCAGACATCTGATGAGCAGCTTCTGGAGTTTTATCAGCTAAAGTCGCTGAATCCTATGACATCGTGGGACCAAGACTCCTCAGTGCTTGTGGACTTGGCTAAATGGGAAGGTGTGGAACCTGACGCTGGCAATTCGTATGATATTCTGAAAGATCTATTGTTGCAGCATCAGCAGATGAACGCCTTGGAGGCTGCTCtgtcttcaaaagatttaTCCCTTGACGACATCTGTGATCCACTTAGCAATCAGCAAATGCTGCCATTGCTTGATAAACTAGGTATTCCAGAAGAGGATAGATTGAAATACCTTATCAACAGCAAGAAGTTCGACGCCAAGGCCTTCCTGCGGGATGTTCACAGCGCAGACACTTTTGAACATCTTTCCCAGTCGCTGGATAACTTGGACAAGAGTTTGCAAGTGCAGTCGGAGGATTTGAAGGGGCTTGTGCAAGCAAACTTTGCCAGATATGTTAGAATCAAGAATAGGTTGGACCAAATATACGAACAATTCTCCGAAAAGTCGGGTGCCGGAGTTTCAGGCGATTCTAACGACCGATTAGAGGTCAGAGTGCTCAGTGATAAAGTGGATGAGTCAGCTAAGGCAACAACTGTGAAGCTGAAACCGGTTCTGGAGACTTCGAAGAGGATATTGAGCTACAAGGCAACCAAAACTTTCATAGAAGCGAACagagagtttttcaacgCACCTAAGGCTATGAGACAATGCTTGGAGAAAGACGACTACAAGAATTTAACGTTCCAGTATGCCAGAGCTAAAGAGCTCTATGGGGAACTCATTCAGAATTACGATTATGAGGAGGACGAAAATGGTACAAGAAGGGCACCACTTGTGGCCAAAAAAATTATGGAGGAAGTCGAGCGCGTAATTGACTGCTATAGACAGCGGACATGGGACTGCCTAGTTACGCCTTCTGAAGGGCAGACTCAACAAGAATTCCTACCTCTGATATCCAAGCTACTGGACCTCAAAATTGACAGGAATCCCGTTACAGCGTGGATATCAAGTACAATGGATaagtttgaaaaagagctgaatGAAGTGTCAGCTCAGCTTCATCAGAAAATGGTGAATGCACAGAAAGCAATTCTGCGAAATGGATCGGAATCCGACGATAGCTCAGCGATGGTTGATGGCGTCGATCTTTCGTACTACTTGTCCATCAGGCAAATATTTCCTGAGCTCGGAAGGTATTCTGGTGACAGATCTCAAATTTCAACGAACCAGGATCTCACCGACTCTCCCATTTTAATTGAGAGTTGGCTCATTTACGTACGATACGTCAACATGCTCGAAAGGGTCGGAACAAGATTTGCTGAGTTTTGGGAGCACGTTCAAAAGTTCTTGGACGGTACTTATCAGGCCTCACTAGTCAACGATAAAAAGAAGGACAATATCCTTGTTGGTGATCTTTCAGCTGTGGACGGAGATAAGGAGTTTTTGCATTTACAAGATATGCAGCAGAAAGATGTTCGCAACCGTGCAGATCGTTTCGTGGGTCTATTTTATGAGAAATTGAGGCTGCTTTTCCAATCATCTCAGGATTCCTTTGCGCAAGGCCAAATATCAAATAAGGAATCTGGACAACCGGAGGACTACGGTTTCATTCCTCCTCAAGCTAATGGGCTTAGCTGTTTGAGATATCTACCAAAAATGGTAGAACCGCTTTTGAGGTTGATTACCGAGTTGGCCCAGTTGGGTATTAGTTCAAACACTTTAGAGAATTCCAGAAAACTTGCGACTACCCTTATCAACCGATGTGTCGGTGCAATAGCTTCCCTGAAACTCAGAGACATCTCGAATTTCTACAAATTAGAAGATTGGACCGTCTACGAAAATGTAAGTGATCAACAAGGCAATGAGTACGGTGTTACGCAATTCCCTGAGATCGTTTTTCTATTCCAAACCTACTGCATAAAAATAACTAGAGATCTTCTGTTTgcttttgagaaactgcCAGTGTTTAACGGTATCTCAGTCGTGAGTTATCCATCAAAACAAGCATTGACGGCAACAGAAATACAACAGCTCATATCAATGGAAGCCGTCCTTGAAGCAATACTCAAAAATGCAGCAAAAGATAAGAACAACCCCAGAAACGCCCACACTATATTAactttgacgaatttgCAGTACATTAGGGAGGTTTCATTTCCGAATATTCTACAACAGTTCGACGAAGCCTTTGAATTGAATCTGACAGAGAAAAATTTGGAACTATTTACACTTCTTTCCAAGATGGAGTCTTCCATTCTTGGTAACTACCTGTCTGAACTGAAGATTAATATAAGAGATATTTTGGAGCAAAGATTCAATGAGGTCAACTGGGCAACGCACACTTCAAACTCCTTTAGGGCAGGAGACTACATTATAGAAGTCTTGATGCTCCTTATTACGATCCACAGTGAGTGCTCTAGGGTAGGCCCGCAGCTAATAAGcagaattttgaaagaaagtCAGATTTTCATATCTAAATATCTGTTTGAGGCCTTCAAACCATACATTGGAAATCTATCATCAGACGGTCTATTACAGGTAACGGTTGATTTGGAATTTTTCCGCAAGGTTTTAGGAACTCTCCTTGAGAAGGATACTGAGATCACTTTAACAGCATGCCTACAGAATTGTTTTCAGAATAACATTGATAGGATGGCTAGATGCATCAAAGAAACTGAGCCAATAGTTAGCGCAAACCTAACACGCACCAGCACCCAATTTGCTGCATTCAAATAA
- the PEP3 gene encoding tethering complex subunit PEP3 (ancestral locus Anc_8.359): MNVEIEHVQLDFVTELERNICSLRVQANALCFALKNGLIFLIDLDSPSAVSKFSIPLVTASNNCERLIDMWLSPDASKLFVKTNFAKYYLCDVASMKERIDKGLENSRTGIFTVRKLLKKNCDIKVVDWGRDGNMLCGTIDGQVFYIEIVGKNGKQKSDPDVSIIYKSNNRIDGILWDGEGHLVLASGNSIAYWKNVTIKRETTLGEPPETEEFEQLHKETSRKFASHEDMFAWITQTGILFGSIKDKSKVLSNAKVFLTVELPESKHNIRDIMLTEHHIIVLRGCTVTFINQLSNSVVFEESILNEAGERMIGLTADYSQDVPTFWCFSNTNIYEIVLSNESQAVWRLLSEQHQYDAALKLRDLTDLQRQELYFQKACYLLDVQDRPVEAARCFGKSFIASTTSIALKLLNSRGNTESLQVFLLARLDSLTSKDQVQRILLSSWIVWTFMKLLNDTDEGINTERQETELKQLNEQKDMIEERLRKFFETHLECMDKETVYQILEEQNRKQALLFFAKLIKDHDYVLSYWVRQENWYEALRTLLDMQDPESVYKYATILLVNSPEATIHTWMKIAGVNPIQLIPSALTYFTNFQKQLRVNEHDKHNFALTYLLWCIEEQEFRQTILFNTALYMMISQGSPIGEEEIDSLRLIRFLDAHEGYYDKDYILRLSVKFRKVEVSIYLYTQLKLYEDAVMLALENNMIPSAKLVVNNKDLECDPKLRKFLWLQIARSMLSQEDGSRDVKHTMRTIISESNEILEVKDLLPLFDEFTTIANLKDELIRSLEKHGRSMRQISEQIKHSVVIKKEILRDIESFKERYAILEPGVSCSRCQRVLQTRKFLAFPCGHCFHTDCLIRAILDSNDYNLKSKIESFQRRMAKDKNSVKAEELEALIAAKCCLCSDININTIDEPLGANEEEVKKWQL; encoded by the coding sequence ATGAACGTCGAGATTGAACATGTTCAATTGGATTTTGTTACGGAGTTAGAGCGCAACATCTGCTCATTAAGAGTGCAAGCAAATGCTCTTTGTTTCGCTCTCAAGAATGGTTTGATATTCCTGATAGATTTGGACTCTCCTTCAGCAGTATCGAAATTCAGCATACCGTTGGTGACTGCTTCCAATAATTGTGAAAGGTTGATTGACATGTGGCTGAGCCCAGATGCGAGCAAGCTCTTTGTGAAGACTAATTTTGCTAAATACTACCTTTGTGATGTGGCATCCATGAAAGAGAGGATCGATAAGGGCTTGGAAAATAGCAGAACAGGCATTTTCACGGTgagaaagcttttgaaaaagaATTGCGATATTAAAGTAGTCGATTGGGGTCGCGATGGTAATATGCTATGTGGCACCATCGATGGGCAGGTGTTCTACATCGAAATAGTTGGCAAAAACGggaagcagaagagcgACCCCGATGTGTCGATAATCTATAAAAGCAACAACAGGATTGACGGTATTTTATGGGATGGAGAAGGGCATCTGGTGCTGGCCTCTGGCAATAGCATAGCGTATTGGAAAAATGTCACGATAAAACGAGAAACAACTTTAGGCGAACCGCCAGAGACCGAAGAATTCGAGCAGCTCCACAAGGAAACCAGCAGAAAATTCGCTTCCCACGAAGATATGTTTGCCTGGATAACTCAGACAGGTATCTTATTTGGAAGCATCAAAGATAAATCAAAAGTCTTGAGCAATGCCAAAGTGTTTTTGACTGTAGAACTTCCGGAATCCAAGCACAATATTAGAGATATTATGCTTACTGAGCACCATATAATCGTTTTGAGAGGTTGTACTGTCACgttcatcaatcaattaAGCAACTCTGTCGTTTTTGAGGAATCGATATTGAACGAAGCAGGCGAACGAATGATAGGGCTAACTGCAGATTACTCTCAGGATGTCCCGACGTTTTGGTGTTTTTCCAACACGAATATATATGAGATTGTTTTGAGCAATGAATCACAGGCTGTATGGAGACTCCTCTCTGAGCAACACCAATACGATGCAGCGTTAAAATTGCGGGATTTGACcgatcttcaaagacaagaGCTCTATTTCCAAAAAGCATGCTATTTACTTGACGTGCAGGATCGACCGGTAGAGGCGGCGCGATGTTTTGGTAAATCTTTCATTGCTTCAACAACCTCTATAGCCCTCAAGCTTCTGAATTCTCGAGGAAATACAGAGTCACTACAAGTGTTTTTACTCGCAAGGCTTGATAGTTTGACGTCGAAGGATCAGGTGCAGCGAATACTACTTTCAAGCTGGATTGTTTGGACTTTCATGAAGCTTCTAAATGACACCGATGAGGGTATAAATACAGAAAGGCAGGAAACTGAGTTAAAGCAGCTGAATGAGCAGAAAGACATGATCGAGGAGCGACTGAGAAAATTCTTTGAAACTCACCTTGAATGTATGGACAAAGAGACAGTGTATCAAATCCTTGAGGAACAAAATAGAAAGCAGGCTCTACTGTTCTTTGcaaaattgatcaaagatCATGACTATGTGCTCTCATATTGGGTCCGTCAAGAAAATTGGTACGAAGCCTTGCGAACGCTTCTGGATATGCAGGACCCAGAAAGTGTTTACAAATATGCCACTATCCTGTTAGTGAATTCTCCTGAGGCTACAATACATACGTGGATGAAGATCGCTGGTGTAAATCCGATTCAACTGATTCCCTCGGCGTTGACCTATTTCACTAACTTCCAAAAGCAATTGCGTGTAAACGAACATGACAAGCATAACTTTGCATTGACGTACCTCTTGTGGTGTATCGAGGAGCAAGAATTCCGTCAGActatcttgttcaacacCGCCCTCTATATGATGATCAGTCAAGGAAGTCCGATTggtgaggaagaaataGATTCCCTGCGACTTATTagatttcttgatgccCATGAAGGGTACTATGACAAGGACTACATTCTCCGACTCAGTGTGAAATTCCGGAAAGTGGAGGTATCGATCTATCTTTACACTCAGTTGAAGTTGTACGAGGACGCTGTGATGCTGGCCCTGGAAAACAACATGATACCATCGGCCAAGTTGGTCGTCAACAATAAGGATCTAGAATGTGATCCTAAGCTGAGGAAGTTTCTCTGGTTGCAAATCGCAAGGTCAATGCTAAGCCAAGAAGACGGAAGCCGCGACGTGAAGCACACAATGAGGACAATCATCAGCGAGTCGAATGAGATTCTCGAAGTGAAAGATTTACTACCCCTTTTTGATGAGTTTACGACGATTGCTAACCTCAAAGATGAACTCATCCGCAGCCTAGAGAAGCATGGCAGATCGATGCGTCAAATATCTGAGCAAATCAAGCACTCCGTGGtaatcaagaaagagatatTGAGAGATATCgaatccttcaaagaaaggTATGCTATCTTGGAGCCAGGGGTTTCCTGTAGTCGATGCCAAAGGGTCCTGCAAACAAGGAAATTTTTGGCCTTTCCTTGTGGGCATTGTTTCCATACCGATTGCCTGATAAGAGCGATTCTGGACTCGAACGACTATAACTTAAAGAGCAAGATTGAAAGCTTCCAACGCCGGATGGCTAAGGACAAGAACTCTGtgaaagcagaagagctCGAGGCGCTTATAGCAGCCAAATGTTGTTTGTGCAGCGATATCAACATCAACACAATCGATGAACCTCTCGGAGCTAACGAAGAGGAGGTCAAGAAATGGCAGCTATAA
- a CDS encoding uncharacterized protein (ancestral locus Anc_8.356) — MFYLPNQWMITNRSDSPRTATRKTLLRNKMDPSAKLSEVDSNTQVSNGVSENGNLTRSDISSLSDQKEQSIADLINESQRLQKDINSIFAELSDINRQVRIDIDDFCRIGLHNTSAILNSSSSE, encoded by the coding sequence ATGTTCTACCTTCCTAATCAATGGATGATAACAAACCGCTCTGATTCACCACGCACAGCAACTAGAAAGACCCTGCTTAGAAACAAGATGGACCCATCAGCTAAGCTGAGCGAAGTAGACAGTAACACTCAAGTGAGCAATGGTGTCAGCGAAAACGGAAACCTGACAAGGTCAGATATATCCTCGTTATCGGATCAGAAAGAACAATCGATAGCTGATCTGATCAACGAGTCCCAGAGGCTTCAAAAGGACATCAATAGTATTTTTGCTGAATTGAGCGACATAAATCGACAAGTTCGCATTGACATTGATGATTTCTGTCGAATTGGTTTGCACAACACTTCCGCTATTCtaaacagcagcagctccgAGTAA